In Corynebacterium ulcerans, one genomic interval encodes:
- the bcp gene encoding thioredoxin-dependent thiol peroxidase gives MTEQARLSIGDMAPDFDLPNDKGGTTALKDFRGSRVLVYFYPRANTPGCTKEACDFRDSLAQLEKLGIDVVGISPDKVEKLSAFRNDHELNFPLLSDESKEIMKAYGAFGEKKNYGKVVQGVIRSTFLVEPDGTLGLALYNVRATGHVARVLRDLLASE, from the coding sequence ATGACTGAACAAGCGCGACTTTCCATCGGCGATATGGCCCCCGACTTTGATCTTCCCAATGACAAGGGCGGCACCACAGCTCTTAAGGATTTCCGCGGCTCTCGGGTGCTGGTCTATTTTTATCCCCGCGCTAATACCCCTGGGTGTACAAAAGAGGCGTGCGACTTCCGGGATAGCCTTGCTCAGCTCGAAAAACTGGGGATCGACGTTGTCGGCATCTCCCCCGATAAGGTGGAAAAGCTCAGTGCCTTCCGCAACGACCATGAGCTTAATTTCCCATTGCTTTCCGACGAATCAAAGGAAATTATGAAGGCCTATGGTGCCTTCGGGGAGAAAAAGAACTACGGCAAAGTGGTCCAGGGAGTTATTCGATCGACATTTCTTGTAGAACCAGACGGAACGCTTGGCTTAGCCTTATACAACGTTCGAGCTACAGGACATGTTGCACGTGTGCTCCGCGACCTGCTCGCCAGCGAATAA
- a CDS encoding antibiotic biosynthesis monooxygenase family protein: MSIIKINALSVPEGRGEELEKRFAARKHAVDSAPGFEGFQLLRPTAGEDRYFVVTQWADEESYAQWRDGEAQSLHGHGRGENHENAASSHSGDKAPVAQKSELLEFDVVLDSTK, encoded by the coding sequence ATGAGCATCATTAAAATCAATGCATTGTCCGTGCCCGAAGGCCGTGGGGAGGAACTAGAGAAGCGATTTGCGGCACGCAAACACGCTGTGGATTCCGCGCCGGGCTTTGAAGGTTTTCAATTACTACGCCCTACAGCTGGTGAGGACCGTTATTTTGTGGTGACCCAATGGGCTGATGAAGAATCATATGCGCAGTGGCGCGATGGGGAAGCTCAGAGTTTGCATGGACACGGCCGGGGCGAGAACCATGAGAATGCTGCTAGCTCCCACTCTGGTGATAAAGCCCCCGTGGCACAGAAATCTGAGCTTTTGGAATTTGACGTGGTGTTGGACTCTACAAAGTAG
- a CDS encoding holo-ACP synthase, with amino-acid sequence MFIGTDLVHIPSFAEQLHTPGSSFATNVFSALELRVAATKPKRDAHLAGRWAAKEAFIKAWSQTMYGSAPVISAENVDWRDIEVVPDAWGRVVVTLRGEIQRLAQIDQAQVSISHDHDYAIAQCIIAGPAR; translated from the coding sequence ATGTTTATTGGGACGGACCTCGTTCACATCCCTAGCTTTGCAGAACAGTTACATACGCCAGGGTCTTCTTTTGCAACCAACGTCTTTAGCGCGCTTGAACTACGAGTGGCCGCGACAAAGCCAAAGAGAGATGCGCACCTTGCTGGTCGATGGGCAGCCAAAGAGGCCTTTATCAAGGCATGGAGTCAAACAATGTACGGTAGCGCGCCGGTGATAAGCGCGGAGAACGTTGACTGGCGAGACATCGAAGTAGTGCCGGACGCTTGGGGGAGAGTAGTGGTGACTCTCCGTGGGGAAATCCAAAGACTTGCGCAGATAGACCAGGCGCAGGTGAGCATCAGCCACGATCATGACTATGCCATCGCGCAGTGCATTATTGCCGGTCCTGCACGATAA
- a CDS encoding TetR/AcrR family transcriptional regulator: MGKPEVTRTSGDILLPRRRPAQQRSRERFNRILAAARSVLVDVGFESFTFDEVARRAEVPIGTIYQFFANKYVMICELDRQDTAASLAEIQKFSEQVPALQWPDFLDEFIDHLADMWRADPSRRSVWHAIQSTPATRATAAATEKPMLEIVGEALRPLAPQTSEEGRAEISRMLVHTVSSLLNYAVYDRASTDEMFHARVKEIKRMLVAYLFAVATG, translated from the coding sequence ATGGGTAAACCCGAAGTAACCAGGACTAGCGGGGACATTCTCCTCCCTCGCCGCCGGCCCGCGCAGCAACGCAGCCGCGAAAGATTCAACAGAATTCTCGCCGCTGCTCGCTCTGTGCTTGTCGACGTAGGCTTTGAGTCCTTTACCTTCGATGAAGTCGCCCGCCGCGCCGAGGTACCCATCGGAACCATCTACCAATTCTTTGCCAATAAATATGTGATGATCTGCGAACTCGATCGTCAAGACACTGCGGCTTCCTTAGCAGAAATACAAAAGTTCTCTGAGCAGGTCCCGGCGCTTCAATGGCCGGACTTCCTCGACGAGTTCATTGATCATCTGGCGGATATGTGGCGTGCGGACCCCTCTCGTAGGAGCGTCTGGCATGCCATTCAGTCCACTCCTGCTACACGTGCAACAGCAGCGGCCACAGAAAAGCCCATGCTAGAAATCGTGGGAGAAGCCCTGCGGCCGCTTGCCCCACAAACATCGGAAGAAGGCCGGGCGGAAATCTCTCGCATGCTGGTACATACGGTCTCCTCGCTGTTGAACTACGCAGTCTATGACCGTGCCTCCACGGATGAGATGTTTCACGCGCGCGTGAAAGAAATTAAAAGGATGCTTGTGGCCTATCTCTTTGCCGTAGCCACCGGTTAG
- a CDS encoding DUF3618 domain-containing protein, translating to MARDINDIQRDIERTRRQLASTLDEIVDRSKPQNFVDDAKKQATTKLQDPQIQKILAGIGVAVAGLVVLGIARGRKKNKELKEIQRLLAQR from the coding sequence GTGGCACGCGATATTAATGACATTCAGCGCGACATTGAGCGCACCCGTCGTCAGCTCGCAAGCACCCTCGACGAGATTGTGGATCGTTCTAAGCCGCAGAACTTTGTCGATGATGCCAAGAAGCAAGCAACCACCAAGCTGCAAGATCCCCAAATCCAGAAGATTCTCGCGGGCATCGGAGTAGCTGTGGCTGGCCTCGTGGTCCTGGGCATCGCACGCGGACGCAAGAAGAACAAGGAACTCAAAGAAATCCAGCGGCTTCTCGCACAGCGCTAA